The following are from one region of the Paenibacillus sabinae T27 genome:
- a CDS encoding thiamine pyrophosphate-dependent enzyme, which yields MAIDYEKEVGSAKVEQKFLYESGNEMAAYAAHQINYHVMGYFPISPSTEVAQFLDSMKASGQHDIMLVPSDGEHSSAGICYGASTAGGRVFNATSAQGYLYMLEQLPVQSGTRMPMVMNLICRSISGPLNIHGDHSDLYFALNTGWPILMCPDPQSVYDMNIMAIKLAEHAKVRLPVLVAMDGYFTSHQKRRVQAIANREDVQSFIGPQPKGYDDTLDRENPISVGPYMNEPDYINNKYQQSVAMYNAGEVFEEIAKEYGELTGRHYPILSQYRMEDAEVAVFLMNSASEIIKDVVDQLREKGVKAGAISPNMIRPFPQKQIAEALKNVKAITVGDRADSFGAHGGNMVNEIKAALFTYGNTTTKVIGRIYGVGGKDFFAEDGHSLFELAIEAAESGEVKVPFDYYGHNPGVTESAPKRVIKPLKFESLKTGLITVDKDEETGKLKVKIPPMRSLTVKPKRLSPGHGTCPGCGIFSGLELFFKGIEGDIVALYHTGCAYVTTTGYPYSSHKSTFIHNLFQSGAATMSGVVEMFWERKRRGELDHLNLKDDFTFVMVTGDGGMDIGMGPAIGAALRGHKMIVLEYDNEGYMNTGAQQSYSTPIGHRTSTSSIGKTQKGKVTQHKDTPQIMAATNIPYVFTGSEAFPQDLVKKAAKAQWYAQNEGLVYGKILSACPLNWMTEDNVGTKLVSLAVDSCFFPLYEVEQGVTTITYNPEEKEKRVDVTEWLKGMGKTKHLLKEENEAALNNFKDEVERRWSRLKAKHEHPEL from the coding sequence ATGGCTATCGATTACGAAAAAGAAGTCGGCTCCGCCAAGGTGGAGCAGAAGTTTTTATATGAATCCGGCAATGAAATGGCAGCCTACGCTGCACATCAAATCAACTATCATGTGATGGGCTATTTCCCGATCTCCCCGTCGACGGAGGTTGCGCAATTCCTCGATTCCATGAAAGCCAGCGGACAGCATGACATCATGCTGGTGCCTTCCGACGGCGAACACAGCTCCGCAGGCATTTGCTATGGCGCGTCCACCGCGGGCGGCCGCGTATTTAACGCGACAAGCGCACAAGGCTACCTGTACATGCTGGAGCAGCTTCCGGTTCAATCCGGTACGCGGATGCCAATGGTTATGAACCTCATCTGCCGGTCCATTTCCGGACCGCTGAACATCCACGGCGATCACTCCGACCTGTATTTTGCACTGAACACCGGCTGGCCGATCCTGATGTGTCCGGATCCGCAGTCCGTTTATGATATGAACATCATGGCAATCAAGCTTGCCGAGCATGCCAAAGTTCGCCTTCCAGTACTGGTGGCTATGGACGGATATTTCACTTCTCACCAGAAGCGCCGCGTCCAAGCCATCGCGAACCGTGAAGATGTCCAAAGCTTTATCGGACCTCAACCGAAAGGTTATGATGACACGCTTGACCGCGAGAATCCGATTTCTGTCGGCCCATACATGAACGAACCCGACTATATCAACAACAAATACCAACAATCCGTGGCTATGTACAATGCCGGGGAAGTATTTGAAGAAATCGCCAAAGAATATGGCGAGCTGACAGGCCGCCATTATCCAATCCTGTCGCAGTATCGCATGGAGGATGCCGAGGTTGCGGTATTCCTGATGAACTCCGCTTCCGAGATCATCAAGGACGTTGTCGACCAGCTGCGCGAGAAAGGCGTGAAAGCCGGCGCTATTTCGCCGAACATGATCCGTCCGTTCCCGCAGAAGCAAATCGCTGAAGCGCTGAAGAACGTCAAAGCCATTACCGTCGGCGACCGCGCGGATTCTTTCGGAGCGCATGGCGGCAACATGGTTAACGAAATCAAAGCAGCCCTGTTCACCTACGGCAACACGACAACGAAGGTCATCGGCCGCATTTACGGTGTCGGCGGCAAGGACTTCTTCGCCGAAGACGGCCACAGCCTGTTCGAGCTGGCTATTGAAGCAGCGGAATCCGGTGAAGTAAAGGTTCCTTTCGACTACTACGGCCACAATCCGGGCGTTACCGAAAGCGCGCCGAAGCGTGTGATCAAACCGCTTAAATTCGAGTCTCTCAAGACGGGCTTGATTACTGTGGACAAGGATGAAGAGACAGGCAAGCTCAAGGTTAAGATTCCGCCAATGCGCAGCTTGACCGTTAAACCGAAACGTTTGTCCCCAGGTCACGGCACTTGTCCGGGCTGCGGTATTTTCTCCGGTCTGGAGCTGTTCTTCAAAGGCATTGAGGGAGATATCGTCGCTCTGTACCATACAGGCTGCGCCTATGTTACAACGACGGGATATCCTTACTCGTCCCATAAATCGACTTTCATTCACAACCTGTTCCAAAGCGGGGCCGCGACAATGTCCGGCGTGGTTGAAATGTTCTGGGAACGCAAACGCCGCGGCGAGCTTGATCATCTGAACCTGAAAGATGACTTTACCTTTGTTATGGTTACCGGCGACGGCGGCATGGACATCGGTATGGGACCGGCAATCGGCGCTGCGCTTCGCGGACACAAAATGATCGTTTTGGAATATGACAACGAAGGTTATATGAATACAGGTGCACAGCAATCATATTCGACGCCGATCGGTCACCGCACATCGACATCCAGCATCGGCAAGACGCAAAAAGGTAAAGTGACGCAGCATAAAGATACGCCGCAAATTATGGCTGCCACCAATATTCCTTATGTGTTCACGGGCAGCGAAGCATTCCCGCAGGATTTGGTGAAGAAAGCCGCCAAAGCCCAATGGTACGCTCAGAACGAAGGGCTTGTGTATGGCAAAATCTTGTCTGCCTGCCCGCTGAACTGGATGACCGAGGACAATGTTGGCACCAAACTGGTATCCCTCGCGGTTGATTCCTGCTTCTTCCCGTTGTATGAAGTGGAGCAAGGCGTTACCACGATTACGTACAATCCGGAAGAGAAGGAGAAGCGCGTCGACGTTACCGAATGGCTCAAAGGCATGGGTAAAACCAAGCATCTACTTAAGGAAGAGAACGAAGCTGCTCTGAACAACTTCAAAGATGAAGTTGAGCGCCGCTGGAGCCGTCTCAAAGCGAAGCATGAGCATCCGGAACTGTAA
- a CDS encoding 2-oxoacid:acceptor oxidoreductase family protein: protein MVQLPKVNELGFFEIRLESIGGLGANLAGKMLAEAGVVGANMNGVSFSSYGSEKKGSPVKAHIRFCDLNTPIRDTSPVERPHVVAVFHEAMGKIVNVTSGITAESTVLVNSAKSPEELKELLGVTAGTIAVVDATIIALEEKNRVNMAMLGGLFRLCPFLDPNTMKSVIEKSLGKKYPQAVQSAITTFDRGYNEVKFQTFELPEGESMPEFVRSDTSPLGYETQPIGGTIINPGTTFLKDLSISRSGLVPVYDNESCINCAECDTVCPDMCFVWEEKVNKKGKSMMFLKGIDYQYCKGCLKCVEACPTSALSRAREKEGFAEANTVRHTFDLVNQI from the coding sequence GTGGTACAATTACCGAAAGTGAACGAACTCGGGTTTTTCGAGATCCGTCTCGAATCCATAGGAGGTCTCGGCGCGAACCTGGCCGGTAAAATGCTGGCTGAAGCAGGGGTAGTAGGCGCGAATATGAATGGCGTCAGCTTCTCGTCTTATGGTTCGGAGAAGAAAGGTTCGCCGGTTAAAGCGCATATCCGTTTCTGCGATTTAAATACGCCGATCCGCGATACTTCGCCAGTTGAACGGCCGCATGTCGTTGCCGTGTTTCACGAAGCCATGGGCAAGATTGTTAATGTAACAAGCGGCATTACCGCAGAAAGCACGGTTCTGGTCAACTCTGCGAAATCTCCGGAAGAGCTGAAGGAACTGCTTGGTGTAACCGCGGGCACAATCGCCGTTGTCGATGCAACCATTATCGCGCTGGAAGAGAAGAACCGCGTTAACATGGCGATGCTTGGCGGTCTGTTCCGCCTCTGCCCGTTCCTTGATCCTAATACAATGAAGAGCGTTATCGAGAAGTCGCTCGGCAAGAAATATCCTCAAGCGGTTCAATCGGCCATCACGACTTTCGACCGCGGCTATAATGAAGTGAAGTTCCAAACGTTTGAACTGCCGGAAGGCGAGAGTATGCCGGAGTTCGTACGGTCCGACACTTCGCCGCTCGGATACGAGACCCAGCCGATTGGCGGCACCATCATCAATCCGGGAACAACCTTCTTGAAGGATCTCAGTATTTCCCGTTCCGGGCTTGTGCCGGTATATGACAACGAGTCTTGCATTAACTGCGCGGAGTGCGACACGGTTTGTCCGGATATGTGCTTCGTTTGGGAAGAGAAGGTCAATAAAAAAGGCAAATCGATGATGTTCCTGAAAGGGATCGATTATCAATACTGTAAAGGCTGCCTCAAATGTGTGGAAGCCTGCCCGACCTCCGCACTCTCCCGTGCGCGCGAGAAGGAAGGCTTTGCGGAAGCCAATACGGTCCGTCACACGTTTGATCTTGTAAACCAGATCTAA
- a CDS encoding nicotinate phosphoribosyltransferase — MNRELALHTDKYQINMMYAHWVNGTHKRRAVFEGYFRKLPFGNGFAVFAGLERIVGYIASLRFTEEDIRYLSEQEENYAPAFLEELRQFHFHGTIHSMKEGALVFPEEPLIRVEGTIMEAQLVETAILNFMNFQTLIASKAARIKQVAGDDILMEFGTRRAQEADAAIWGTRAAYIAGFDATSNLLAGRMFGIPAKGTHAHSWVQSFGSEQEAFDTYAKVLPDGVTLLVDTFDTLRSGVPNAIATAKKLEAGGKRMNAIRLDSGDLAYLSIQARKMLDEAGLEYVKIVASNDLDENTISNLKLQGAAIDSWGVGTQLITASDQPSLGGVYKLVEIESKDGEMVPTIKISSNPEKVSTPGKKEVYRIIGTNGKAMSDYISYPDEDRPRSGRPLKLFNPLHPYLQKNVERYEAMPMLEPIFVNGFQVYTLPGLEEIRRYHREQLSLFWPEYLRKLNPEVYRVSLSETVWNRKQELIKAHMMSDRE, encoded by the coding sequence TTGAACAGAGAGCTTGCACTGCATACGGATAAATATCAGATCAATATGATGTACGCCCATTGGGTGAACGGTACCCATAAGCGGCGCGCCGTGTTTGAAGGGTACTTCCGCAAGCTGCCCTTTGGCAACGGCTTTGCCGTGTTTGCCGGTCTGGAGCGGATTGTAGGGTATATCGCTTCGCTCCGGTTTACGGAGGAGGATATCCGCTACCTGTCGGAACAAGAGGAGAATTACGCGCCGGCTTTCCTGGAGGAGCTGCGGCAGTTCCATTTTCATGGGACGATTCATTCGATGAAAGAAGGCGCGCTGGTGTTTCCTGAAGAGCCGCTGATTCGGGTCGAGGGCACGATAATGGAAGCCCAGCTGGTCGAGACGGCGATTCTGAATTTTATGAATTTCCAGACACTGATCGCCTCGAAGGCAGCGCGGATCAAGCAGGTGGCGGGTGACGATATTCTGATGGAATTCGGCACCCGGCGGGCCCAGGAGGCCGATGCGGCCATTTGGGGCACACGTGCGGCTTATATTGCCGGCTTCGACGCCACGTCCAATCTTCTGGCCGGCCGGATGTTCGGCATCCCCGCCAAGGGAACCCACGCCCATTCCTGGGTGCAGAGCTTCGGCAGCGAGCAGGAAGCGTTCGACACCTATGCCAAGGTGCTCCCTGACGGAGTTACGCTGCTGGTCGATACGTTTGATACGCTGCGCAGCGGCGTGCCAAACGCCATCGCTACAGCGAAGAAGCTGGAAGCCGGCGGGAAGCGGATGAATGCGATCCGGCTGGACAGCGGCGACCTGGCGTATCTCTCCATTCAGGCGCGGAAGATGCTGGACGAGGCAGGCCTCGAGTATGTCAAAATCGTCGCGAGCAACGATCTGGACGAGAACACGATTTCCAACCTCAAGCTGCAGGGGGCTGCGATCGACTCCTGGGGCGTCGGCACACAGCTGATCACCGCATCCGACCAGCCTTCGCTTGGCGGCGTATACAAGCTGGTGGAGATTGAGTCGAAGGACGGAGAGATGGTGCCTACCATCAAGATTTCCTCCAACCCGGAGAAAGTGTCTACGCCCGGCAAAAAGGAAGTCTACCGCATCATCGGCACGAACGGAAAAGCGATGTCCGATTATATCAGCTACCCGGACGAGGATCGTCCGCGCAGCGGCCGTCCACTGAAGCTGTTTAACCCGCTGCATCCTTATTTGCAGAAGAACGTGGAACGCTACGAGGCGATGCCGATGCTGGAGCCTATTTTTGTGAACGGCTTTCAGGTATACACTCTTCCGGGACTGGAGGAGATTCGCCGTTATCACCGGGAGCAGCTTAGCCTGTTCTGGCCGGAATACCTGCGCAAGCTCAATCCGGAGGTATACCGGGTCAGCCTAAGCGAGACGGTCTGGAACCGGAAGCAGGAGCTGATCAAGGCGCATATGATGTCAGACCGGGAATAG
- a CDS encoding cysteine hydrolase family protein produces MKALIVIDYTKDFVDGSLPVGQPAVEIEDRICRLTREFADNGDFVVMAVDLHDKEDVFHPESRLFPPHNLRGSEGRELYGKLKDVYEARRSDIYWMDKTRYSAFCGTDLELKLRERGVGELHLIGVCTDICVLHTAVDAYNKGFSIVVHEDAVASFNPEGHVWALGHFTGSLGAKVVKDGQVV; encoded by the coding sequence ATGAAAGCTCTGATCGTAATCGATTACACGAAGGATTTCGTAGACGGCAGCCTTCCGGTGGGACAGCCTGCGGTGGAGATCGAGGACCGGATCTGCCGGTTGACCCGGGAGTTCGCGGATAACGGCGACTTTGTGGTCATGGCCGTCGATTTGCACGACAAGGAGGATGTCTTTCATCCGGAGAGCCGGCTGTTTCCGCCGCATAACCTCCGGGGGAGCGAGGGCCGGGAGCTTTACGGAAAGCTGAAGGATGTATATGAAGCCCGCCGAAGTGACATCTATTGGATGGATAAGACGCGCTACAGCGCTTTTTGCGGCACGGATTTGGAGCTGAAGCTGCGGGAACGGGGAGTCGGAGAGCTGCACCTGATCGGTGTCTGCACGGATATATGCGTGCTTCATACTGCAGTGGATGCTTACAATAAAGGCTTTTCCATCGTTGTTCATGAGGACGCCGTAGCCAGCTTCAATCCTGAAGGACATGTATGGGCGCTCGGGCATTTTACCGGAAGCCTTGGCGCGAAGGTGGTTAAAGACGGGCAAGTCGTATAG
- a CDS encoding RicAFT regulatory complex protein RicA family protein, whose amino-acid sequence MTEEKGRVNSYGMMTYDTRDLIVRDDILAKAKELASLISTSEEVQHFKLAEEKIRNHERIQVLISKMKKKQKEIVAFESFGNKEMVAKIEREISELQDEIDGIPLVTEFQQSQTDINYLLQLVVSVIRDTVSEKINVEAGTEAPPSKCGE is encoded by the coding sequence ATGACAGAGGAAAAAGGCCGTGTGAACTCATACGGGATGATGACCTATGATACCCGCGATCTGATCGTGCGCGACGATATTCTGGCCAAGGCCAAGGAACTCGCGTCGCTGATTTCGACCAGTGAAGAAGTCCAGCACTTTAAGCTGGCCGAAGAGAAAATCCGGAATCATGAACGCATTCAGGTGCTTATTTCCAAGATGAAGAAGAAGCAGAAGGAGATCGTTGCCTTCGAGAGCTTCGGCAATAAAGAGATGGTGGCCAAAATCGAGCGCGAGATCAGCGAGCTTCAAGACGAGATCGACGGTATTCCGCTTGTCACCGAATTTCAGCAGAGCCAGACCGACATCAATTACCTGCTGCAATTGGTCGTATCCGTCATCCGTGACACCGTCTCGGAGAAAATCAATGTCGAAGCCGGCACAGAAGCCCCACCTTCCAAATGCGGCGAATAA